One segment of Terriglobia bacterium DNA contains the following:
- a CDS encoding VTT domain-containing protein, with the protein MKALKIFFTKYQAYIQGLLLPLGPFGVFLIAAIDASFFGVPMDPIVAVFVHADPRRAVIYVLLAAVGSAVGSLVPYVIGYKGGEAFVVKKVGQERFNRVHRLSEKYGELALIIPAMMPPGFPFKLFVFSAGVAEMNWAHFMLAVFTGRLLRFAILAVLVIEFGPQVIQLMESLVARHGSLVLGTFVALLVAGILWYLLRKKKSHSVIPTE; encoded by the coding sequence GTGAAGGCGCTTAAAATCTTTTTCACAAAATATCAGGCGTATATCCAGGGCCTGCTGCTGCCGCTGGGGCCCTTCGGGGTCTTCCTTATCGCGGCGATCGATGCCTCATTTTTCGGTGTCCCGATGGACCCCATCGTCGCCGTCTTCGTTCATGCAGATCCGCGGCGAGCGGTGATCTACGTTTTACTGGCGGCTGTAGGTTCGGCGGTCGGAAGCCTTGTTCCCTATGTGATTGGCTATAAAGGCGGCGAGGCCTTCGTCGTGAAGAAGGTTGGGCAGGAACGGTTCAATCGGGTGCACCGTCTCTCCGAGAAGTACGGAGAACTGGCGCTGATTATTCCGGCCATGATGCCCCCTGGATTTCCTTTCAAGCTCTTTGTCTTCTCCGCCGGGGTAGCGGAGATGAATTGGGCACACTTCATGCTGGCGGTTTTCACCGGCAGGCTGTTGCGCTTCGCCATTTTGGCTGTACTCGTCATCGAATTTGGGCCGCAGGTAATTCAACTCATGGAATCCTTGGTGGCGCGACACGGATCGCTGGTGCTGGGGACTTTCGTCGCGTTACTCGTGGCTGGAATTCTCTGGTACCTGCTGCGCAAGAAGAAATCCCATTCAGTGATTCCTACTGAGTAG
- a CDS encoding DUF6580 family putative transport protein, with protein MLAYVFVLLAIVIRFAIPMHILGLPFQFVPLAASLLFFGAKMPRKQFWIPLVLFAASDVILTKFVYQYPFKADTAVSWIWYAAALALGMMLRKNDKLVRVAGASLIASISFFLISNLGVFLAWNMYPKTWAGLVECYTLALPFFRNTLVSDMVFALAFFSVPVAIELLHRNAARERA; from the coding sequence ATGTTAGCTTACGTATTCGTCCTGCTTGCAATTGTCATCCGCTTCGCCATTCCGATGCATATTCTCGGATTGCCATTCCAATTCGTGCCGTTGGCCGCCTCGCTGCTGTTTTTCGGCGCCAAGATGCCGCGCAAGCAGTTCTGGATTCCACTGGTTCTGTTCGCCGCCTCCGATGTCATTCTGACGAAGTTCGTCTACCAGTATCCGTTCAAAGCCGATACGGCGGTCAGTTGGATCTGGTACGCCGCGGCACTGGCCCTCGGGATGATGCTGCGCAAGAATGACAAACTGGTGCGCGTTGCCGGAGCGTCGCTGATCGCCTCGATCTCGTTCTTCCTGATCAGCAACCTCGGCGTGTTCCTCGCCTGGAACATGTACCCGAAGACTTGGGCCGGCTTGGTGGAGTGCTATACGCTGGCGCTGCCGTTCTTCCGCAACACGCTGGTTTCCGACATGGTTTTCGCGCTGGCGTTCTTCAGCGTGCCAGTGGCGATCGAGTTACTGCACCGCAACGCCGCCCGCGAACGGGCGTAG